One region of Longimicrobiaceae bacterium genomic DNA includes:
- a CDS encoding tyrosine-type recombinase/integrase encodes MADKKDCWSYIAGEKGVNRVRAYEKVKGGPLFLEWMEDVVDAETGLPVMDPETGAPKRKRQRLSLTAAGITTYAAAVVKAEETAEKFQQLGSLDRSGPLTLGRLLDLYLKEVTPTKKPNTQLHDRQAARMFRTFFGDKAVVEQGGLDGKVKTELGRARYDGFIKARREGRIQGFPRRVRNRIIEYDIKFLRAVFNWATVERPDGVVLLTRNPWKGFPVPAESSPARPEMTEDLHERLKANAPDWRMPAVMELCRETRHRRNSVRQLQWTDVSLTARTVRWRGEFDKTGKESVTPLSERAVVVLRGVPRVLGSPWVFPAPMDATRPVSNETLNLWMQRTKERLGLDVRGLGYHGEKRAGVRDPRFRALAPAVQEAISGTAYDTLKKVYDYVDLDDMREAVAELERELA; translated from the coding sequence ATGGCAGACAAGAAAGACTGCTGGAGCTATATCGCTGGCGAGAAGGGAGTCAACCGGGTCCGCGCCTATGAGAAGGTCAAGGGTGGACCGCTGTTCCTCGAATGGATGGAGGACGTGGTTGACGCGGAAACCGGGTTGCCGGTCATGGACCCGGAGACCGGAGCACCGAAGCGGAAGCGCCAACGGCTCTCCCTGACGGCTGCGGGGATCACCACCTACGCGGCGGCGGTCGTCAAGGCCGAGGAGACGGCGGAGAAGTTCCAGCAACTCGGCTCACTGGACCGGAGCGGTCCGCTTACGCTGGGGCGGCTGCTCGACCTATACCTCAAGGAGGTCACTCCCACCAAGAAGCCGAACACGCAGCTCCACGACAGGCAGGCCGCCCGGATGTTCCGAACGTTCTTCGGCGACAAGGCGGTTGTGGAGCAGGGCGGGCTGGACGGGAAGGTGAAGACGGAGCTGGGCCGCGCCAGGTACGATGGCTTCATCAAGGCGCGGCGAGAGGGCAGGATCCAAGGGTTTCCCAGGCGGGTCAGGAACCGGATCATCGAGTACGATATCAAGTTCCTGCGGGCCGTGTTCAATTGGGCCACGGTGGAGCGCCCGGATGGGGTGGTGCTGCTGACCCGCAATCCTTGGAAGGGGTTCCCCGTCCCGGCGGAATCGAGCCCCGCCCGCCCGGAAATGACGGAGGATCTGCACGAGCGGTTGAAGGCCAACGCTCCAGACTGGCGGATGCCTGCGGTCATGGAGCTGTGCAGGGAGACCCGCCACCGCCGGAACAGCGTCCGGCAGCTCCAGTGGACGGACGTCAGCCTGACGGCGCGGACGGTCCGCTGGCGCGGAGAATTTGACAAGACGGGTAAGGAGTCGGTGACGCCGCTCTCGGAGCGCGCGGTAGTGGTGCTCCGGGGCGTTCCACGGGTGCTCGGGTCCCCCTGGGTGTTCCCTGCCCCGATGGACGCCACGCGGCCGGTGTCGAACGAAACGCTGAACCTCTGGATGCAGCGCACGAAGGAACGGCTTGGACTGGACGTGCGGGGGTTGGGCTACCACGGGGAGAAGCGCGCGGGAGTCCGCGACCCACGGTTCCGGGCGCTCGCTCCGGCCGTTCAGGAAGCGATTTCCGGGACGGCCTACGACACGTTGAAGAAGGTCTACGACTACGTGGACCTGGACGACATGCGGGAGGCGGTTGCCGAGCTGGAGCGGGAACTGGCCTGA
- a CDS encoding alpha-amylase family glycosyl hydrolase, which produces MSEASAAWWQRGIIYQVYPRSFQDSDGDGVGDLPGITSRLDYLRWLGVDAVWISPFYPSPMADFGYDVTDHCAVDPLFGTLDDFDRLVEEAHARGLRVILDFVPNHTSDQHPWFAESRRSRDDPKRGWYVWRDAAPGGGPPNNWISAFGGSAWEWDEATGQYYLHTFLREQPDLDWSNPQVVEAMLGVLRFWLERGVDGFRVDAVQVLGKDRLLRDNPPNPAYTPEVDDPYDALLREFSCDRPEVHGLIARMREVVDAYGGERVLLGEIYNTVERLMPYYGAEGGGCHFPYNFQLIRLPWEARAIDAAVRRYEGLLPPGAWPNWVLGNHDRPRIASRVGAAQARVAAMLLLTLRGTPTLYYGDEIGMHDIPIPPDRVRDPWERNLPGRGLGRDPERTPMQWDAGPNAGFTMGEPWLPIADDFREANVEAERGDPASMLSLYRRLIELRRAEPALSVGGWEPADAAGDVLAYRRIGAGRRFLVALNLGGETHTVEMGRGTSGRVVLSTNPERDGEGVEWTLVLRGAEGVVVRLD; this is translated from the coding sequence GTGAGCGAGGCGAGCGCGGCCTGGTGGCAGCGCGGGATCATCTACCAGGTGTACCCGCGGTCCTTCCAGGATTCCGACGGCGACGGGGTGGGGGACCTGCCGGGGATCACCTCCCGGCTGGATTACCTGCGCTGGCTGGGGGTGGACGCGGTGTGGATCTCCCCGTTCTATCCGTCGCCCATGGCCGACTTCGGCTACGACGTGACGGACCACTGCGCGGTCGATCCCCTGTTCGGCACGCTGGACGACTTCGACCGGCTGGTGGAGGAGGCGCACGCCCGGGGGCTGAGGGTGATCCTGGACTTCGTCCCCAACCACACCTCCGACCAGCACCCCTGGTTCGCGGAGTCCCGCCGCTCGCGGGACGACCCGAAGCGCGGCTGGTACGTGTGGCGCGACGCGGCGCCGGGCGGGGGGCCGCCGAACAACTGGATCAGCGCCTTCGGGGGAAGCGCCTGGGAGTGGGACGAGGCCACGGGGCAGTACTACCTGCACACCTTCCTGCGCGAGCAGCCGGACCTGGACTGGAGCAATCCCCAGGTGGTGGAGGCCATGCTCGGCGTGCTGCGCTTCTGGCTGGAGCGCGGGGTGGACGGCTTCCGCGTGGACGCCGTGCAGGTGCTGGGGAAGGACCGGCTCCTCCGCGACAACCCGCCGAACCCCGCCTACACGCCCGAGGTGGACGACCCCTACGACGCCCTGCTCCGGGAGTTCTCGTGCGACCGGCCGGAGGTGCACGGGCTGATCGCCCGGATGCGCGAGGTGGTGGACGCGTACGGAGGCGAGCGGGTGCTGCTGGGGGAGATCTACAACACCGTGGAGCGGCTGATGCCGTACTACGGGGCCGAGGGGGGCGGCTGCCACTTCCCCTACAACTTCCAGCTCATCCGCCTCCCGTGGGAGGCGCGCGCCATCGACGCGGCGGTACGGCGCTACGAGGGGCTGCTGCCGCCCGGCGCCTGGCCCAACTGGGTGCTGGGGAACCACGACCGGCCCCGGATCGCCTCGCGCGTGGGGGCGGCCCAGGCGCGGGTGGCGGCCATGCTGCTGCTCACCCTGCGGGGGACGCCTACCCTGTACTACGGGGACGAGATCGGGATGCACGACATCCCCATCCCCCCGGACCGGGTGCGCGACCCCTGGGAGCGGAACCTCCCGGGGCGCGGCCTCGGCCGCGACCCGGAGCGCACGCCCATGCAGTGGGATGCCGGCCCGAACGCCGGCTTCACGATGGGCGAGCCATGGCTCCCCATTGCCGACGACTTCCGGGAAGCCAACGTGGAGGCGGAGCGTGGCGACCCCGCCTCCATGCTCTCGCTCTACCGGCGGCTGATCGAGCTGCGGCGCGCGGAGCCGGCGCTGAGTGTGGGCGGCTGGGAGCCGGCGGACGCTGCGGGTGACGTGCTGGCCTACCGGCGCATCGGCGCGGGGCGGCGGTTCCTGGTCGCGCTGAACCTGGGCGGCGAGACCCACACGGTGGAGATGGGGCGGGGCACCTCCGGCAGGGTGGTCCTCTCCACCAACCCGGAGCGCGACGGCGAGGGCGTGGAGTGGACGCTGGTGCTGCGCGGGGCGGAGGGGGTGGTGGTGCGGCTGGATTGA